The genomic DNA GCCGCGGTGCTGCCGGTGAGGCTGACGGCGGCGACGGCCGGGTCGTCGGCGAGCCTGCGGGAGACGTCGGGGCCGCCGGTGAACACCTGGTGCGCCTCGGGCGGGAAGCCGGCCGCGGCGACGAGTTCGGCGACGCGCAGCACGGTCAGCGGGCAGCGCAGCGGCGCCTGGACGACGACGGCGTTGCCGGCGGCGAGCGCGGCGGCGGCCTTGTGGGCGTACAGCTCGACGGGATAGTTGAACGGCACGAGCGCGGCGACCGGGCCGAGCGGCTCGGTGAGCGTCACGGCGAGGTGCCGCTCCAGTCCCGGCACGGCGTCGAGGGGAATCTGCCGCCCGAAGAGCCGGGTGGCCTCCCCGGCGAAGCCGCGGAAGATGCGGGCGGCGGCGGCGAGTTCGTCGGATGTCTGGGCGAGGGGCTTGCCGTTCTCGGCGGCGAGCAGCGCGGCGAGTTCCGGCGTGTGCGCGTCGAGCAGCGCGGCGACCCGGGTCAGCCGGGTGGCCCGCTGATGCGCGGGCATCGCGGCCATGGCGCGCTGTCCGCGCAGGGCCGACTCGGCGACGTGATCGATGTCTTCGGGAGTGAACTGCGGTACGTCGCCCAGGTGCTCGCCGGTTCCTGGGTTGCGGACATGACAGGTGGGCATCTCGGCTCTCCGTGGGGCGGCGGCGTTCGAGATTCCGAACGGCGCCGATGCTCACAACGGCGTGTCAATTTGTCAATCCACCTGACTAATTAACATCCCATGTCTTTCCCCAGGTGGGAGCGCACCCACGAGCCGGCCTCCAGCCGGGGACGCCGGGGCGGGCGCGGCGTGACGCGGCAGCGGGCGGAACGCGACCGGGCCGTGCGTGAGGGGTGCTCGCGCGGTGGCGACGGGAACGCACCCCCCGGGGTGGCCTCCGGCCGGGGCTGGGGGGCGCCGGAGGCGGGGGGACACGTGGATCACGAGTCGGCTTCCGCCGGGGCCGAAGAGGCGCGGGAGCGGGCCGGACGCGAGGAGGCGGTGGGGAGCACACCACCGGGTGGCCTCCGGCCGGGACCGTGGAGAGGCACGCGGACCGGGGACGGGGACCCGCCAGCCCGCGGAACGCGGCGTGGCCGTGCCTGACAGCAGGCGCACGGTCGCGCCGCGAACGCTCACGGGTCGACCGCCGCCGGGCGGGATCGCGGGACGCGGGAGGGCGCGGACGCGGAAGCGGGCGGGACGCGACAGGCCGTGCGTGAGGGGGGCTCGCGCCCACGGGGTGGCCTCTCGTCGGGACGGGAGGGGCACAGAAACCCAACAGCGCGCGAAGCCCGACGGAGTCGCGCACGCCAGGGCTGCACGGCGGCGGCGGAGACACACAACACGGCGGGCTCCCGCCGGGACCGAGGAGCGGTGGGGGGCCGCGGGACGCGGGAGCGGGCGGGACGCGATGGAGCCGCCCCTGGCAGGGGTCGCGCCCTCACGGGTCCGCTGCCCCGCCGGGGCGGGACGCGACCATGGTCGGGAGCCCGTGGAACGCGACGGGCCGCGCCTGAGGGCTCGCGCAGCCGCGGCGGGAACGCGCCCACGCAGTGGCCGTCCGCCCCGGGCCGGGAGCGGCGCGGGCGGCAGGACGCGGGCTCCCGGTGTCCACGTTCGTGGCCGCCCCGCCCGCGACCATGCCCGCCTCGTTCGCGAGGATCCGCCGCGTGGCCGCGTTGGGCCGGCAGAAGGCGCTGGAGAACGTGCACGAGCCTGGCCCGACCTCAGCCCCCGCGCGGCGAGGTCCGCCGCCGTCAGCCGCGCCGGCGGCTGCTCCACCGGCCGCTCGGCCGCTGCCCGTTCCATCGCCGAGCGGGCCGGATGCGAAACGGGGCCGTGCTTCGCGACGGCACGTACCCCGCCCGGCGCCCGTCCTACGCGCGCGGCCGGGGGCCCGCGTGGCGGGGGCTCGTCCCGACCGGGGCGGGGCGACGCGGCGAGGGCCGTGCCTCACCGCGGGCTCGCCCGCTCACGGTGGTGACGCGTCCGGCCCCGCCGGGGCCGCCCTCGCCGGCAAAACCCGGCCCCGGTCGGCGGGGCCGGGAGGGGCGTGGCGTCAGACCTTCCAGGGCATCTCGAAGCCGAACTCGTACAGGTAGATGCCGAGCAGCACGCCGCAGATCACCAGACCGACCGCCGTCAGGATCGCGTTCCGCCGGCGGACCTTCGGGTCCAGGGCGCGCTGCGCGGCCTCCGTGACCTTCCGCTTCGTCCAGTGCAGGACTATCTGCGCCCACACGAACTCCGTCGCCCACACCGCCATGCCCGCGAAGATCACCAGCCAGCCGGGGCCCGGCAGCGGCAGCAGGATGATGCCCCCGATGACGATCGCCAGGCCCACTATGAAGACCCCGACCTGCCAGCTCACGTGCAGCGCGCGCGAGCGCTGGATGAAGTGCGGCGCCTTGGACCCCCACGTCCGGTGCTCCGGGGTGTCCGGCTTCTCGGGCTCGTCCAGCTTCGCCACCGGAGCGTCGGTGTCGGCTTTGTCCATTCTCTCGTCCCCCTGATCGCCACGCTCGACATCCATGGACACACGTTACGGGTTGCGGCACCCCCGGCCGTCCACCCGCCGGACCGTCGTACGGGGCCCTTCTCCTCCCCAGGGTGTACGCCCCCGACCAGGCCGGCCCCGGTACCGGCACGGCCCCACCCGCACCCCCCGCGTGCCGCGCGCTCGACGCCGAGGGGGTTGACGTCGCGGCCACCCGCGTTCTACGTTGGGCAAACCGGTTTGGCAAACCGGTTTGCGTGAGAGGAGAACGGGATGGCACGACCGGTCATAGCGGATGTCGCCGCCCGTGCGGGCGTCAGCAGGACGACCGTCTCGCACGCCCTGTCCGGCAAGCGGCCCGTCAGCCCCAGCGTGCTCAAGCGCGTACAGGAGGCGATGGCCGAGCTCGGCTACGTGCCGCGGCGCGCGGCCCAGACGCTCAAGAGCGGCGCTTCCCAGATCGTCGGCCTCATCGTGCCGGACATCAGCAACACCTTTTTCGCCGACCTCGCCAAGGGCGTCGAGGACGTCTCCCTGGAGCAGGGCTACAACGTCGTCTTCGGCAACACCGCCTTCGAGGTCGAACGCGAGCGCTTCCACCTCAACATGATCCGGTCGCGGGCCGTCGACGGCGTCGTCTACGCCGCCGGTGCGCCCTCGCCCGCCCCCGACACCGCCGAGATGCTGGCGGGGATCCCCTTCGTGCTGGTCGACGAGGAGGTGCCGGGAATCGGCGCCACCAGCGTCGTCTCGGACAACGCGGAGGGCGGACGCCTCGCCGCCCGGCATCTGGCGGCCCTGGACCACCGGGACGCCCTCGTGCTGTCCGCCTCGTCCCAGCTCATGTCGAGCCTTCGTCGCGTCGAAGGTTTCCGTGACCTCTGGCAGGAGACGGGCGGCAGTTGCGAGGTGCGCCCCGGTGGGTTCACCTACGACGGCGGCTACGCGGCCGTACGCGAAGCCGCCGCCCTCTTCCTCGACCGCGGCTTCACCTGCGTCTTCGCCGTCAACGACATGATGGCCCTCGGCGCCGTCGCCGCCCTGCGCGACCTGGGGCTCGCCGTCCCGGCGGACGTCTCCGTCGTCGGCTTCGACGACGTGCTGGCGGCCCACCTGATCGAGCCCGCGCTCACCACGGTGCGCCAGGACGCGGCCGTCCTCGGCCGGACCGCCGCCGAGGAGCTGTACCGCATCATCGCCGACCCCGGGAGCGGGCCCGAGCACACCGTGCTGCCCGTGACCTTAAGGGAACGCCACTCCACCGCGCCGGCGGCGACCCGCCGCCCGGCAGCCAGAAGGAGAGCGCCAGGCCGCACCAGAGAGTGAGGAGCGTGAGACGTGTCCGGCATCCATGTAGCACAGGCATCGAAGCTGTTCGTCAGCCGCCGGCGGGAGACGCTCGCGCTCTCGCGGACGGAACTCAGCGTGGCATCCGGGGAGATCGTCTGCCTCGTCGGCCCGAGCGGCTGCGGCAAGACCACGCTGATGAACCTCATCGCCGGCTTCGAGCAGCCCACGGAGGGCAGCGTCGAGGTCGGCGGCCGGCGGGTCGAGGGCCCGTCGGCGGACCGCGCCGTCGTCTTCCAGGCGGACGCGGTCTTCCCCTGGCTGACCGTGCGGGACAACGTCTCGTACGGCCCGCGCACGCGCGGCGTACCGCGCTCGGAGTGGGCGCCGGCCGTCGACCACTTCCTGGCCCAGGTCGGGCTGAGCGACTTCGCCGACGCCTACCCCAAGGAGCTGTCCGGCGGCATGCGCAAGCGCGTCGACCTGGCCCGCGCCTACGTCAACGAGCCCGAGGTGCTGCTGCTCGACGAGCCGTTCGGCGCGCTCGACCTGTTCACCAAGGAGGAGATGTGGCTCTTCCTGATCAAGACGTGGGAGGCCGCGCCGAAGACCGTCCTCTTCGTCACCCACGACATCGAGGAAGCCCTCTTCCTCGGTGACCGGATCGCGGTCATGACGCCGCGCCCGGCACGGGTGCGCGAGATCGTCGAGGTCCCCTTCGACCGGCCCCGGGACCTCGACGTCCGCGGCGAGCCCGAGTTCCAGCAACTGCGCCTGCGCATCGCCCATCTGCTGAGGGAGACGACCGATGACGCTGCCTGAGACGACTCCCGTACGCCCGCCCGCGGCGCCGGACCAGCCGGCCCGTACGCCGAAGCACCCCGCGCGGCGGCTGGCGGGCCCCGCGCTGTCCGTGGCCGTGATCGCGCTGGCGCTGTTCTTGTGGTGGCTCTTCACCACCGCCACCGACGCCATCGACCCGCTGAAGTTCCCCGCGCCCGACAAGGTGTGGGACAGCGCGTCGAACCTGCGCGAGACGCTGTGGTCCGACGCCACCGCGACGCTCGGCCGGGTCGTGGTCTCGTGGTCCGTCGGCAGCGCCCTCGGCGTCGCGGTGGGGCTGCTCATGTCCCGTTCCCGCACGCTGTTCTACGCGCTGACGCCGGTGATCGAGGCCGTCCGGCCGATCCCGCCGGTGGCCCTGATCCCGTTCGTCATCCTGTGGTTCGGCATCGGCGACAGCGGCAAGATCTTCCTCGGCGCGCTGGCCTCGTTCATGGTCATGGTCGTCAACACGATCGTGGCCGCGGGGAACGTCAACCCGCTGTACGGCCGGGCCGCCAGGTCGCTGGGCGCGGGATCCGGGCAGGTCTACCGCACCGTGGTGCTGCGGGCCATCGTCCCCGAGCTGCTCTCCGGGCTGCGGATCGGCAGCGCGCTGACGTTCGCGGTCGTCGTGGCCGCGGAGTTCCAGGGCGCGCAGAGCGGGCTGGGGCGGCTGATCATGCAGGCCAGCCGCACCCTCAACACCCCGTCGGTGCTGGTGGGCACGATCATCATCGCGATCGAGGCCGTCCTGCTCGACCGGATCATCAAGCTGCTGAGCGACCGGGCCACGCGCTGGTCCGCGTCGGCTCCGTGAGCGCTCCCCGCGCCGTCCCGACGCCGGGGCGCGCGCACGAACCACCCGAGGAGGGCACGACATGCGCACGTCCTCACCCCTGACCGCCGGCCTCGCCGTCTCCGCCGCCCTGCTGCTCACCCTGTCCGCCTGCGGCTCGGGCTCCGAGCCCGGCGGCGGCGACCCGAACACGGTGCGGCTGGGCATCTCCCCGTTCCAGGACACCATGCTGCCGATCATCGGCCAGGAGAAGGGCTGGTTCGAAGAGGAGGGCCTGAACGTCGAGCTGAAGACGCTCGCGTGGAACACGGTGACGCCCTCGGTCGCCTCCGGCTCCGTGGACGTGGCGATCAACAACACCACGGGCCTGGTCTCGGTGGCCGAAGCCACGGGCGACATGGTCTACGCCTACGGCTTCAACCCGTTCACCGAGGGCTCCGCCCTCGTCGCCCGACCCGGCAGCGACCTCACGACGTACGAGGACGCCGTCAAGAAGGGCGCGGACGAGGAGAAGGCGCGTACCGAGGTCATCGAGCAACTGCGCGGCAAGACGGTCGTCACCACCAACGCCACCGACATGGGCAAGGCCCTCGACTACGCGCTGGAGTCGGTCGGCATGTCGACCGACGACGTGACGGTCATCGACATGGACCCCGACCAGGGCCTCGCCGCGTTCCTCTCCGGTACGGGCGACGCCTACATCGGCGGCGCCCCGCAGCGCGCCCGGGCCGTCGCCGACGGCTCCCCGGTGCTGCTGGCCGGTCCCGACCTGGCCCCGCCGCCGATCAACGGCTGGGTCACCACGGACTCGTACCTGGACGAGCACGAGGACAAGATCCTCAAGCTCACCCACGTCATGCACCGCATCTTCCGCTACTGCGACGCCGAGACCGAGGCGTGCGGGAAGACGATCACGGACCGGCTCAACAAGGAGACCGGCAGCCAGTCCAGCGTCGAGGACTTCGTGGCCGCCTGGCAGAAGATCGAGCTGTACGCGCCGAACGCGGCCGCGGTGAAGAAGTGGGTCCTGGACGAGGACGGCGTCGCCTACTGGAAGCGCACCTGGGACGGCGACAACGACTACCTGACCCGCACCGGCGCCCTCGGCTCCCCGGTCGACCCGAAGAAGCACTTCGCGGGCGGGCAGGTCTGGCAGGACTACGTCGACAAGTACGGCGAGCACGAAGAGGGCTACTGAGCACGGCGGCCCCACGGGCCGGCAGGCAGAGCGAGGAGGACGCCATGAGCGGCAAGCACACCATCCACCACATCGTGACCGGCGAGCTGGAGAGCTCGCTGTCGGTGAGCCTGCTGAACAGCGGCGCGCATCCGGATCTCGACCGCGAGTCCGTGCTCCCGTACGGCTACCGCCACGACATCCGGCGCCGGGACGGCAGCCTCCACGAGGGCGTGATGGTGCCGGTGCCGGTCTGGCTCATCGAGGGCGCGGACCGCACCATCCTCATCGACACCGGCCTCGGCGACCTCGACGAGGTCTCGGCCATGCAGTCGCGCTACGGCGTCGGCTTCGTCGCCGAGCGCCGCGGGTCGCAGCAGGACATCGTCGCGGGCCTGGCCAGGCACGGCGTCCGGCCGGAGGACGTGGACGTCGTGGTCCTCACGCACCTGCACTTCGACCACATCGGAAACAACGAGCTTTTCCCGCGGGCGACCTTCGTCGTGCAACGCGACGAGCTGCCGCAGGGAATCGCGCCGCCGCAGTTCTGCATGTTCTATTACCCGGAGTACTCGTACAAGGTCACCGACGTACGCGACCGGCTCCGGGTGATCGACGGCGACGTGGAACTCGCGGACGGCATCAGGCTGGTGAAGATCGGCGGCCACACCCCCGGCTGCATGGTGGTCATGGTCGAGACCGAGAGCGGCACCGTCTGCCTCACCAGCGACGTCATGTACAACTACCGGAATCTGGAGCTGAACTGGCCGATGGGGTCCTTCTGGGACCTGGCCCAGCTCATGCGTGGATACGACCGGCTGCATCGCGAGGCCGACATCATCGTCCCCGAGCACGACTGGCAGTTCACGGAGCACTTCCCGAAAGGAACCATTCGTTGACGCTCCCTTCCCTGAGTGGAGAGGGTTCTTACGGCTCGCACCGTGAGACTTCCTGTTTCCTTGCCGACTGCCCGCCCGGAGAACTCCGTTGAGGTCTTGCACCAGCTCCGCAGCCTGTAACGGCCCGTCCGGCCGCCAGGAGGTTCTTCGCTGCGTTCACGTCCCGATCGCGGGTCGTTCCGCAGTCGCACGTCCAGGTGCGAATGTGCAGGGGCATCTCGTCTTGCAGGGTGAACACAGCCTGGAGGAGGGAAACCACCGGTCGACCACGATCACTGTGCGGCCATACCAGGCGGCTTTGTCCTCCAGCATCCTCCGGAACTGCGACCATGCCGCATCGCTGGTGGCGCGGGCAAGGTTGTGGTTCTTGACCGTGTTACGTACGTCCTGACGGAGCGCCCACGCCTCACTGCGGGCAGCGAGCGCCATGTCGTAGACCTTCCGCAGTCACGCTCACAAGTGAGCGGGACCGCCGGTTAGAGATCAATCCTGCCGGTCAGAGCGCTGGGATCCCTCTCGGCGGCGAACCCAGCCCGTTGCCCTGCTCCGCAGGACCGTTTCCCCTCCGCCCTGAAGGACGGAGTATTCACGGAGGTAAACCGATGACCGCGAAGAAACTGCTGCTCCTCGGTGAGTCGTGGACCACGCACATGATTCACCAGAAGGGCTTCGACACCTTCACGACCACGGAGTACGCCGAGGGTGCGGGCCCGCTCACGGCGGCGCTGTCGCGGCGCGGCTGGGAGGTCGACCACCTCCCGGCGCACACCATAGAGCGGGACTTCCCCACCGACGCCGCGCGGCTGGGCGCGTACGACTGCGTCGTCGTCTCCGACGTCGGCGTGAACACCTTCCAGCTCACCCGCTCCGTCTTCACCGACGGCGACCGGGACGTGGACCGGCTGGGGATGCTCCGGACGTACGTGGAGGAGGGCGGCGGGCTGGCCATGGTCGGCGGCTACCTGTCGTTCGCGGGCATCGACGGCAAGGCGCGCTACGGCGCCAGCCCGCTGGCCGACGTCCTGCCCGTCCGCGTACTCGACCACGACGACCGCCGCGAACTCCCGGACGGCCGCATCCCCGCCCCGCGCCCGGAGCCGCACCCGGCACTGCCGGAGGTGGCGGGGCCGTGGCCGTACCTGCTGGGCTACAACAAGACGGTGCTGCGTGAGGAGGCGACGCTGCTCGCGGAGATCGACGGCGACCCGCTGATCGCGGTACGCGAGGTGGGCGCGGGCCGCACGTCGGTCTTCACCTCCGACATGTCGGCCCACTGGGCCCCGGCGGCGTTCACGGGCTGGCGCGGCTACGGCGCACTGTGGGACGCACTGCTGACCTGGACGGCGAACGCCCGGCGGGGCGCGGCGGAGCCGGCGACGCAGGGACCGACGGCGGGTTAGCCGGCCCGCGGGGGGGGCGGTGCCAGAGCAGGGGGAGGCCGGCCCGACAGGACGGGGACGACGGGACCGGGACGACAGGACCGGCGCGTTGGGCCGGGACGGTCGGGCTGCGTGACGGGCGGCGCCCGGCCGCGTAATCGGGGGTGCGGCCGGGCACCGCCCGCCGCACGCCACCGACCCTTCACCGCACCACCCCAGCCGGCCCTTACCGCCGGGCGCCCGCCAGGCGGCGGGGCCGCCGGGCGCTGTAGCTCCGGGGGCGGAGGCGGAGACACGGGGCGACCGCGCCTGAGGCGGCCCGCCGGGGCCGCAAGGACCGGGGCGACGGGCAGCGCCCCGGCCGGGTAGTCGGGGGTACGGCCGGGCGGCGCCCGACGTGCGCCCCGGGCCCGTCACCGAGGCTTCGCCGAGGCGGCCCCTTCGACCTGTGGCGCCGCCTCGGTACGGGTGGGGCGCCCGGCGTTCGGGCTACTCGCTGCCGCTCGGCCTTCCCTGGCTGGGGGGCCCGACCAACCGCACCGGCTTCAGCGGCTGTTACTCCCGCGATCGCGCGAAAGCGCCCCGGTGCCCGGCCCCTTCCCGGTCGGCGGTGACGCCACGACCCCGCACCGGAGCGCCCCCGTGCCGGGCTCCCCCGTTGCCCGCGGTGGAGCCGCGAGTGCTTGACGCCGTTACGTCGCGCGGATAGCGTCCGCCAAGGCGTTTTAGCAAGCGCTTACTGAGATCGTGGGATCCTCTTCTGGCAGGGGAGATGACGCAATGCGCAAGCACAGCGGGAGCGTTGCCGCGCGGGCTGTCGCGGCGGCCGCGGCGCTGGTCCTGACCGCACTCGCGGCCGGGCCGGTGCAGGCGGTGCAGGGTGGGGACACCGCGGACGGGGACAGGCGGGGGGCGCCCGTCGTGTTGCCGGCGCTGGGGCCCGGCCTCGTCGCGTACTACGACTTCGGCCATCCGGTCCCCGGCAGCCCCGCCCTCGAAAGCGACCGTGGCCGCTCCGGCACCGACATCGAACTCGTCAACGGCGGCGCCGCCATGCGCGTGCCCGACAGCGCCTTCCCGGGCGCCGGGTCCGCGCTGCAGACCGCCCAGGTCTCCCCCGCCACCGCCGGGAACGACGACTGGAAGGCCGGCCTCTACCGCCCCGGCGGCGTGCCGAGCATGCGCGCGTTCAACGGGGCGCAGTCCGCCACCGTCATGGGCTGGTTCAAGATGACCGGCGACAACCCCTCCCCCAACTCCAACACCGCCGACCCCCATGACCGTTACGGCGCCGTCGGCCTGGCCGGTGTGCTCTCCGGCAACTCCGACGGCCACGGCGTACGGGCCCTGCTGGAGCTGATCGAGGTGAACGGCGAGATGCGCCTCGTGGCGCTGGGCCGCCGGGTCGACGAGGGCGCCTCGCAGACGTTCGCCGCCGCCGAGGACTGGCGCCGGCTGCTGCCGCCCGACGAGTGGGTGTTCCTGGCCGCGACGTTCGACTACTCCGACGGCACCATGGCGCTGTTCCGCAACGGCGAGCGCCTCGACGGCTTCTACACCAACCCCGGCGACCCCTGGCAGGTCGGCGGGCCCGGCGAGCACCGCGCCTCGCCCACCGATCCCCGGGGCATCAAGATCGGCGGGAGCTTCCCGCAGAACACCCGCGAGGGCAATCCCTGCAACTGCCGCATGGACAGCCTGATGTTCCTCGACCGCGAGCTGACCGGCGGTCAGGTACGGGCGCAGTACCGGCTGATGGTCGCGCCCCGGCCCTGAGCCGCCACCCGGCCACCCGGTCACCGGCCCCCTTCCCGTAGTACGCCGTTTCCCGTAGTACGCCGTCCGCCGCACCACGCGCCCGCGCACCCGCACCCCCAGAACGGAGCCCGGCATGCCCCTGTCCACCCGCAGAAAGCCCCGCCTCCTCGCCCCCGCGCTCGCCGCCGCCGTGGCCGCGACCGCCTTCCTCACCGCCCCCGCCGAGGCCCGCACCGAGCCGACCGCCGCGCCGGGCGCGACCGCGGGCGCCGCCGCGCCCGGCGACTCCCTGCTCCCCAAGCCGGTACCCGCCAAGCTCGGCCTCGTCGTCGAGGAGTACGCGCAGTTCCCGGAGTCGGAGCCCACTCCCCCGCCGACCGACCCCCGGCTGATGCGGCACGCCCGGATCAACGCGCTCACCGAACTCCCCGACGGCTCCGGCCGCAAGGCGGTGCCCGACCTCAACGGCAAGCTGTACCTCGTCGAGGACGGCGCGCAGCCCCGCACGTACCTCGACGTCGGCGCCACCTTCGCGCCCCAGTTCTTCTCCGGCCAGGGCCTCGGCCAGGGCTTCGGGTACGCGGCCTTCCACCCCGACTTCGCGCGCAACGGCATCTTCTACACCGTGCACACCGAACTGGCCTCCACCACCGACAAGAAGCCGGACCTCACCCCGCAGCCCAACACCGGCTACCACGGCATCATCACCGAGTGGACCGCCGACGACCCGGCCGCCGGCACCTTCTCCGGCACCCGCCGCGAGGTGCTGCGCCTCGGCTTCAACGGCCGCATCCACGGCATCCAGCAGATCGCCTTCAACCCCACCGCCCGCAAGGGCAGCGCCGACTACGGCAAGCTCTACCTCGCCGTGGGCGACGGCGGTACCGGCGTGCGCACCACCGAGCCGCAGAACCTCGCCCTGCCGCACGGCAAGCTGCTGCGGATCGACCCGCGCGGCAGCAACAGCGCCAGCGGCAAGTACGGCGTGCCCGCCGACAACCCGTTCGCCGACCGCCCCGGCGCCCTCGGCGAGGTCTACGCGTACGGCTTCCGCGACCCGCACCGCTTCAGTTGGGACACCGGCGGCAAGCACCGGCTGTACCTCGGCCACATCGGCGAGCACGCCATCGAGTCCATCTACGAGGTGCGGGCCGGGGACAACCTCGGCTGGAGCGAGCGCGAGGGCCCGTTCGTCTTCGACAAGAACCCGGCCGACCCGTGCGACGCGTACAAGCCGCTGCCGCCCGACGACGACACGTACGGCTACACCTACCCCGTCACCGCCTACGACCACGACCCGCCGGCCGACTGGAACTGCACCTCCGACGTCGGCCGGGCCGTCTCCGGCGGCTTCGTCTACCGCGGTGACGACCTGCGCAAGCTGCGCGGCACGTACCTCTTCGGCGACCTCGTCGACGGCCGCGTCTTCGGTACGAAGACGGGCGAGATGAACCGCGGCGCGGCCGAGATGGCGACGATCCACCAGCTCAGGCTCTACGACGCCGCCACCGGAAACCTCGTCACGGCGCAGGACCTGGCCGGCGACACCCGCGTCGACCTGCGCTTCGGGCAGGACTCGGCGGGCGAGCTGTACCTGCTGGCGAAGGCGAACGGCAAGGTCTGGAAGGTCACCGGCACGCGCGGCCCCGCGCTGCCGTAGCCGAAGGAAGGCCGGCCCGTACGCAACGGGCGCGGGCGGCGGTCCGGGAAGCCGGGCCGCCGCCCGCGCCCGTTCTCCCTGTCTCCGGCCGGACACCGCCGAACTCCCGTCGGCGCGCCCCCGATTCCGGCGAATTCTCCCCGGCGGCGGCCCGCGCGGGCAACATCCGCAAATGCTCCAGCATGGGTAGTGCCCACTACCCGATCGAGCAGTGGACCGGCAGCAGAACGCAGGTCTAGCCTCCTTGATCAGTGTGCAATTCCTCTGCCGAATACGACGCGCCCATTTGCGGATCCAGCCCACGCACGAACAAGGAGATCGTCCGGTGGCGAAAGTGACACGGCTGCGTAGCCGGCGCCTGGGATACGCGGTGGCCATCGCCACCGCGGCGGCGCTGACG from Streptomyces sp. CMB-StM0423 includes the following:
- a CDS encoding TIGR02611 family protein; protein product: MDKADTDAPVAKLDEPEKPDTPEHRTWGSKAPHFIQRSRALHVSWQVGVFIVGLAIVIGGIILLPLPGPGWLVIFAGMAVWATEFVWAQIVLHWTKRKVTEAAQRALDPKVRRRNAILTAVGLVICGVLLGIYLYEFGFEMPWKV
- a CDS encoding LacI family DNA-binding transcriptional regulator, giving the protein MARPVIADVAARAGVSRTTVSHALSGKRPVSPSVLKRVQEAMAELGYVPRRAAQTLKSGASQIVGLIVPDISNTFFADLAKGVEDVSLEQGYNVVFGNTAFEVERERFHLNMIRSRAVDGVVYAAGAPSPAPDTAEMLAGIPFVLVDEEVPGIGATSVVSDNAEGGRLAARHLAALDHRDALVLSASSQLMSSLRRVEGFRDLWQETGGSCEVRPGGFTYDGGYAAVREAAALFLDRGFTCVFAVNDMMALGAVAALRDLGLAVPADVSVVGFDDVLAAHLIEPALTTVRQDAAVLGRTAAEELYRIIADPGSGPEHTVLPVTLRERHSTAPAATRRPAARRRAPGRTRE
- a CDS encoding ABC transporter ATP-binding protein, producing MSGIHVAQASKLFVSRRRETLALSRTELSVASGEIVCLVGPSGCGKTTLMNLIAGFEQPTEGSVEVGGRRVEGPSADRAVVFQADAVFPWLTVRDNVSYGPRTRGVPRSEWAPAVDHFLAQVGLSDFADAYPKELSGGMRKRVDLARAYVNEPEVLLLDEPFGALDLFTKEEMWLFLIKTWEAAPKTVLFVTHDIEEALFLGDRIAVMTPRPARVREIVEVPFDRPRDLDVRGEPEFQQLRLRIAHLLRETTDDAA
- a CDS encoding ABC transporter permease; this translates as MTLPETTPVRPPAAPDQPARTPKHPARRLAGPALSVAVIALALFLWWLFTTATDAIDPLKFPAPDKVWDSASNLRETLWSDATATLGRVVVSWSVGSALGVAVGLLMSRSRTLFYALTPVIEAVRPIPPVALIPFVILWFGIGDSGKIFLGALASFMVMVVNTIVAAGNVNPLYGRAARSLGAGSGQVYRTVVLRAIVPELLSGLRIGSALTFAVVVAAEFQGAQSGLGRLIMQASRTLNTPSVLVGTIIIAIEAVLLDRIIKLLSDRATRWSASAP
- a CDS encoding ABC transporter substrate-binding protein — translated: MRTSSPLTAGLAVSAALLLTLSACGSGSEPGGGDPNTVRLGISPFQDTMLPIIGQEKGWFEEEGLNVELKTLAWNTVTPSVASGSVDVAINNTTGLVSVAEATGDMVYAYGFNPFTEGSALVARPGSDLTTYEDAVKKGADEEKARTEVIEQLRGKTVVTTNATDMGKALDYALESVGMSTDDVTVIDMDPDQGLAAFLSGTGDAYIGGAPQRARAVADGSPVLLAGPDLAPPPINGWVTTDSYLDEHEDKILKLTHVMHRIFRYCDAETEACGKTITDRLNKETGSQSSVEDFVAAWQKIELYAPNAAAVKKWVLDEDGVAYWKRTWDGDNDYLTRTGALGSPVDPKKHFAGGQVWQDYVDKYGEHEEGY
- a CDS encoding N-acyl homoserine lactonase family protein, translated to MSGKHTIHHIVTGELESSLSVSLLNSGAHPDLDRESVLPYGYRHDIRRRDGSLHEGVMVPVPVWLIEGADRTILIDTGLGDLDEVSAMQSRYGVGFVAERRGSQQDIVAGLARHGVRPEDVDVVVLTHLHFDHIGNNELFPRATFVVQRDELPQGIAPPQFCMFYYPEYSYKVTDVRDRLRVIDGDVELADGIRLVKIGGHTPGCMVVMVETESGTVCLTSDVMYNYRNLELNWPMGSFWDLAQLMRGYDRLHREADIIVPEHDWQFTEHFPKGTIR
- a CDS encoding glutamine amidotransferase codes for the protein MTAKKLLLLGESWTTHMIHQKGFDTFTTTEYAEGAGPLTAALSRRGWEVDHLPAHTIERDFPTDAARLGAYDCVVVSDVGVNTFQLTRSVFTDGDRDVDRLGMLRTYVEEGGGLAMVGGYLSFAGIDGKARYGASPLADVLPVRVLDHDDRRELPDGRIPAPRPEPHPALPEVAGPWPYLLGYNKTVLREEATLLAEIDGDPLIAVREVGAGRTSVFTSDMSAHWAPAAFTGWRGYGALWDALLTWTANARRGAAEPATQGPTAG
- a CDS encoding LamG-like jellyroll fold domain-containing protein → MRKHSGSVAARAVAAAAALVLTALAAGPVQAVQGGDTADGDRRGAPVVLPALGPGLVAYYDFGHPVPGSPALESDRGRSGTDIELVNGGAAMRVPDSAFPGAGSALQTAQVSPATAGNDDWKAGLYRPGGVPSMRAFNGAQSATVMGWFKMTGDNPSPNSNTADPHDRYGAVGLAGVLSGNSDGHGVRALLELIEVNGEMRLVALGRRVDEGASQTFAAAEDWRRLLPPDEWVFLAATFDYSDGTMALFRNGERLDGFYTNPGDPWQVGGPGEHRASPTDPRGIKIGGSFPQNTREGNPCNCRMDSLMFLDRELTGGQVRAQYRLMVAPRP
- a CDS encoding PQQ-dependent sugar dehydrogenase translates to MPLSTRRKPRLLAPALAAAVAATAFLTAPAEARTEPTAAPGATAGAAAPGDSLLPKPVPAKLGLVVEEYAQFPESEPTPPPTDPRLMRHARINALTELPDGSGRKAVPDLNGKLYLVEDGAQPRTYLDVGATFAPQFFSGQGLGQGFGYAAFHPDFARNGIFYTVHTELASTTDKKPDLTPQPNTGYHGIITEWTADDPAAGTFSGTRREVLRLGFNGRIHGIQQIAFNPTARKGSADYGKLYLAVGDGGTGVRTTEPQNLALPHGKLLRIDPRGSNSASGKYGVPADNPFADRPGALGEVYAYGFRDPHRFSWDTGGKHRLYLGHIGEHAIESIYEVRAGDNLGWSEREGPFVFDKNPADPCDAYKPLPPDDDTYGYTYPVTAYDHDPPADWNCTSDVGRAVSGGFVYRGDDLRKLRGTYLFGDLVDGRVFGTKTGEMNRGAAEMATIHQLRLYDAATGNLVTAQDLAGDTRVDLRFGQDSAGELYLLAKANGKVWKVTGTRGPALP